The region ACTTGCTTCTCTATTTCGTTCTTGTGATGGTGCGGTAGCGATAAGGCATCACGTTTACTGCTCCCTGTCCTTCCACAAGGTTCATTACGTGCTCTTTGTTTCGTTTTGGTGGTAGATCTGTAGGTGTTTGAAACACTTGCTCGTATTTGTGTAATATTGTTCCCAGCTCTTTTTGTTGTGCAGACAAAATATTATTTTCAACTTCTTTGGACTTCATTTTTTCCATTTCCCACAACAAGCCCTGCGTATTGGACCTGGGCTTACTCAGTATACTTTGCAAGGCGACTGTTGACTTCCTGCACCCCTCTTGTCCCTTAAAAGTGACCCACGTTACGTCACTCCAAAAACTCATAGTTTGTTGCTTCCGATTAGTGATAATATCCCCCAATGTTTTAAGCCACTCAATGACTAAAACCACATTAATTCCACCTAACTCAAATAAATGCATCTCTAAGTCTAATTTAAATTCTCCAATACAAAGCTTCATCCCCCTACACACCCCTTGCGTTGCTATTTGAAACCCATTTCCCAATTTGACCTTCATCTAGCCAGTCCATTTGATGTACTAATTTTTTTGAGATGAAATTATGTGTTGCCCTACTATCTACCAAAATCAATACCTCCACTCCTTGTATTGACCCTTGGAATTTCATAGTATGATGAGTCGTATGTGCAATGTGATACAAATTAAGCACACTCATCTCTACCTCCTCCTCCTCACTTTCATCCACCTCTACAGCCAAGAGTTTGGTCTCATCCTTGTCATCTCTGTCATCCTCCATAACCAAAACTCTAAGTTGTTTATCCAAACATTGGTGCATGGGGTGGAAGGGACCTCCACACTTAAAACATAACCCCTTTGGATTCCTCTCCATCAATTCATTGTAAGATAAATGCTTGAAACCCCTATCATGAGGCCCATTACGTTTTTTATCACCTTGGACTTGTTTGTATCTCCTAAGCCCACTCGCTCCACTCTTTACACCCCCATTCGACCCAGCATCTTTCCCTCTTATCATGACCCAATCAGATCCAGCTTTCTTTCCCGGCAACTCATTATGAGTAGGACCATACCCAAATTTGGGCCCACGACTAAAGCTCGACCCATTTGCACCTTTCACCTTCCTCTCAACAGCTCTTGTGACTTGGAGCAGTTTTGTTCTGTTTATCTCCCCCATAGCTGCTAAGCTTCGTACCTTCCCCTTAATTCCCGTCTTCAATCCATGTAGGAAATACCCACGAAATTGTTTCTCCGGGAGTTTCGAAATTTGAATTGTTAGGTACTCAAACTCGGTGATATACTCCTCAAAAATTCCATCTCGCTTCAACTCCATCAATTTCTCATAAACATCGCCCTCACCGTGTCCTCCATACCTCTCCAACAACGCCTCCTTCAACGCTTCCCATGTCAGCCCCTCCTCTTCTCCAATCAAAGAATTGAAAAAATGAATAGTTGACTCCTCCATGCACAGTTGATCCAAGCTCACTTTCACCTCTGGTGTCGTGTCCTGAACACGGAAATATACTTCTGCTCGTGAGATCCACCCCGACGGATTCTCACAGTCAAACGTCGGAAGTTCAACCTACTTAACGAACTGACAGTACTCCGTCAATGCATCCCCACGAAGACTGTTGACAACTGTGTTATGTGGATAACCATTTCCCGTCACCGCCGATGAGCCTTTAAAATAAGCGCCCGCGTCTCCTTCATCCACCATCAACGACTTAACCAAACATTTTTCCAGCATTGCTATCAAATTAGTCTGGTTTGTCGTCACCAAATTCTGCACCTCGACGAGAGTTGATCGCACCTCCGAGATCTCACTCTCTAAAGCTTCGACCCTAGCTTCCATCTTTGTGAACGCTGGCAACGTCACCTTCTTAGGTGGCATTCACTGGCTCAGTCGTCGAATCCGGTAGGTCGGCCCACTTGATACGTACCAAAACAGTATAACAGAAATATAATAGTACAAAAAGCAAAACAGGAAAAATGAGAGTTTTATTACAGTGATCAATAATGGAAACAAGTACAAAAAGGGGAATGCAATCCATAGTACTGACAAGATCAAGGCTCCTAATAGGAAGCTAGAGCTTCTTATACATGTTAGTATATCACTATAATCCAAGATAAGATCTACCTTCTCTCTCTGACTCCTTATATCATGGAAACGGAATACAATGGTGCTCTCCTCACCCCAGACATGTCACCTCATTTGTAACTAATTAGACACCAATTCCCTTACTACCCTTCCTTTTAGAATATACTTTCCAAGCCTTGGGTCCACTTGATTCATTGTGAACCAGCTACTCATGTGGCAATCCTTGCTCAACTAGCTGGGTCCTATCAAAGAAACTATGTATGGGTTGTTACACTTAACTTTCTTTAAAAACAATATATTCCAGAGGTGAGTTCTGATCCTGTAACTCAATTATAGCTTACTTGCACTGTTGAAAATAGTCACCCCATTTTAAAATCAATCTTTAAGGACCTTCAATTATCATATTTGACGCAAATTTAGTCTCAACCCAGTTTTTAGCTCAAAAAAGATATTTTATCTTGTGTTTCAAAATTGGAGCAGTAAATCACTGCTTTTGGGgctaaaaatcatttttgagacTAAAAACCAAGGCTGGGACCAAAATTACAACAAATATGATAATTGAGGGACTAAAGAGTTCGATTTTAAAGGGGAGACTATTTTCGCGAGAGTCTAATGTAATAGGAGAACTAATAGTGCAATTAAGCCACcaattaaaaatcatttttgagacTAAAAACCAAGGCTGGGACCAAAATGACAACAAATATGATAATTGAGGGACTAAAGAGTTCGATTTTAAAGGGGAGACTATTTTCGCGAGAGTCTAATGTAATAGGAGAACTAATAGTGCAATTAAGCCACCAATTATTTAAGTATAGTTCACAGCAACAAGGTAGCACAAAAGATGTATCAATTAATATGGCCATTTCTCAAAATTTGGGATGGTCATAATTCATCCCTACAAAACCGACTTGTAAGGTAAGGATTAccccacttataaacacaacACAGGTTATATCtctaagcaatgtgggactaaATCCACCCCTTTAAACTCAACTCAATGAAGTATTGGATGCTGCGAGTAAAGCAAGTCAAAGTGTCGCAATTAAGGCGACTAGGGTCGACCGCAATTAAGGCGGAAATTCCAACATACCCCCTCACGCTTGGGCCTCAATGAGCCCGTAGCGTGGACGATGCGAGAAGCCCAACAATGGATCTAGGATAGGCTTTGATACCATCTCAGAATTTGGATTGAAcctaactcatccctacaaaaccgACTTGTAAAGTAAGAATtgtccccacttataaacacaGCACATACCATATATATGCAATGTTAGACTAAATCCATCCCTTTAAACCCAACCCAATGAAGGTGTTGGAAGCTACAATTGAGACAAACCAAAGTGCTGCAATTAAGACGATTAGGGATAGACCGCAATTAAGGCGGAAATTCCAACACCATTTATCAGAGTCGTTTCAAAAAAAAGAGTGTCAAATGATTGAAATTATACTTTTTTGAATAAATAGTGGTTTAAGCAATACTATTTACATATATACCTTTAGCCAGTCATACATGGTGAGGGATGTAGTTGTGCACGACCAATCAAGTACGCATCGTAATTCATAAAGGAATGGCAGAGCACGATAAAGTCTATATCCTAAGTAGTTGATTCGTGAAACTTCACTAGTCAAAAATTGTCGGTACAATGTGCTCTTGTTAGGAATGCCATATCGGATTTGTACAGCTTGCAATCCTAGGGAAATTGCTTTCGCAAGAAATATGGCACGGAGAGCAAACTGAGCTGCATGCTGTCGAGATGGATCCAATTGCCAATCATACTCTGTAACTGAATACGTGAAGAGAATGAGGTTGAAAATATAGAATATCACTTTCCCCGTGGCAAATGAGCAGAGGTATATTATACGATCAAGTACAATCAAGAAGAAGATAGCCTGAGTAGAAGAAGTAAATTTTGTTAGCAGTCTATATGACTTAACACAAATGTAAAATGAACAAATTGTCCAGTCATTCCGGCATTACATTAATCCAAGAGTGAACCAAATATGCCAGTTAAAACTAGTCATTCTCTTTTGAAGCGGAATAAATTATAAAGGAAAACTATCTAAATTTTTCTTTCTAATTGAAAAACATAGAGAACCATAAAAATAAACTGAAACATTTCAAAGGTTCTATAAAATTTTCCAGCATAAGAAATGTCATGAACTGAAAAAGCCAAAAGCTTAAGCTGCCATGAATTTTATTATTACATGTCTAACATGATCTGTGGTGCAAGAGTCATTCTAGGCATGAAGCATGAGAAATGAACATGCCCATCTACCTTGTGCTGAAATACAACTAATATTGGAACGATGGGGGTGCAAGGATCAATCCCTTACTTGGTATTAATAGAGTTTTAGAGTGAAAGAAAAAGTAAGGGCGCTGTAGATTCAACGGGGAGGTGTTATAGAAAAGGGAGGGTATTTTTGAGACAAAAATCTAAAAAAAAGGGGGAAGGGTGGTGTGTGTTCAGTAAAAAAAAGTAGCCCCAAATTTAATTCTGTAATTGATGGGCCTAGCCCAAGACTATAATTGTGACCCCTATTCTCTTTCTCAAGCAGCTTGCATTAGTACCTTAACAAATTCTACAAAAGCACTTTAGTTGAAAATGAGCAAGAGGGTGGAGAGGTGCACTATAATGGTAATGAGAATACTGTCAGATGCCTAATTTCAACCTTGAGTACAAGGATGAATTCGAGGGGGTGGTATTTTTAGGatagaaaataagaaaaaattAGTAAGTGACAATTAGAGGGTGTGACCTTCATATAGTTTGGATCTATAGACATCTAGTGAATAGCTTAAAATATTGTTTTGAAGGGTAAACCTTCAGAGGAGTATCTTCTCACCTATTTTTCAACAAAACTTTTTTTTTGTACTAAGGAGGGCCTATGGGATGTCATCCCCATTAAATTCTTCAGTAACAGCTGAGAGCATCCTAAAGGGGGAACATGCACAATATGAAGAACAACATATTCTTTCTTTTCGGTTAAACTTTGGTTTCTAACATGGTATGAGTTGAACTAATTAGTTTATTAGTACAACTGTGGCCGACAAACTTTTCCATGCCTCTCAAAAGAACAAAAGGATAATAAAAACTGGAAAATAAAAGACGTACCATCAACATAAAGACATATTCTTTTGGAAACTGGTCTTCAAGCTGATACACTTCAAGGAACTCACTTTTGTTTTTTATGACAGACTGGTAGAAGATGGCAACAAGAAAGAATACAATCAGATCTGCACAAAATATGTAGGCATACAGATCAACTTCTCTCTTGCCTCCACCAATTACAGAGAGAATACGGTAAGGGAATCCCACTTCTTCTACATAACCTGCACGCTGAGCTTTGAGAATTTCCTTGGCAACATCAGCTGCTGGAGTTAAAGATTTATTCCATTCTGCTAAAGAACAATCAGTTACAGGTGAGGCATACACAACCTCGAAAACCACTAAGGCAACACTCGAATTCTCTTTACTTCTTTCAATGCTTTGAATGTTAACCCTACTAGCAAAAGAGCAAATACTTGGGTTCTTTTCCTTGCACTTATCATTGTGGATAACTCTGAGTAACTTATTAATTCCAGATTCAATTCTCTCTGGTTGAATCCCATCCTCTGGCCAGAAGTTGACATCCATAGACACCTGAACAAAATAAGGAGGTGATTCTGCTCCCTGTGTGAGTGATTTCCAGTACCTAAAAAAGCTTCTCACTACCAGTTTTACCATGTTAGTCATCTGAGTTAGCAGATCCCATGCTTTATCTCGCCAGCTATAACTAGTTGGGTTATCTTTTGTGTGGAGATCATTCCTCTTAAATTTGAAGTCGGTAGAAGACATCCATTCACCATCCTTGGGTGTTATGGAACTTTGAATGAGGGTAAATAAATAGACAAGAAAAAGAGGCAATGAACTGACAACAAATGAAGACGTGACCTTGTGTGTTGGAAAACCTAATTCTCTCAACAGGCCAGGATCAATACTCAACCCACAATGCTGGATGATGATTTGATACAAATACTGAAGTAAAATGTAAAGTTCTGTATAGATCAACATGATAACCCAGGAGATGTAACTCGGGCCTGTATTAACCCATAAAGCATACAAATAAAGAGCGCCAAGATACACCATTGATAACAAACTGAAGTTCCATAAGAACACAAGAACAAAGCAAAAGTAACATACTACATCATTGTTGGAACGCATCTGGTACCATATATAACGAAAGATCCTTCCTAACTGCAGACTTGCAGCATCAGAACTTCTATCAGACTGCAAAGATGAAGCTCGATCCAAAAATATATGCCGAGGTTTCTGACTTTCCATCTCGTCATATATCTGATCCTCTGCGTTTGTGTGTTCATTGGAATCAGAATCTTCTTGTGAAATATTCAGAAAGCTCACTAAGTTATTAACTGCCTGATTTCCAATGGACTGCACCTGGGAAACACCATCACCTAATAACTGTACAGCAGATTTCAACGGGTTTTCTTTTGCTTGCCCTTTAACTTTTCCCTTTTTTCCTGAATCACTAGAAGGAGTATCAATGTCTATTTCAGTAATTTCACATAGAGGAGAATCAACTGAATGCTTTACATACTCCTCTGTTAATGGAGTTTCCACATCCATGCAAGCAGATGATTCATGTGATTCAGTTGGGAAAACAGCATCCTGTCTTATTTCGGAATCTAGTCTCCCCAAAACCAGGTCTTCTTTATCAGGGATTCCAATGTCATTATTTGATATAAGAGAAGCACTCCTTCTCCTTCTTAAACCCTCACTGCTGTGAGAAAATCCATCAATACAATTAGTGGATGTGTTAATATCATGGAGCTGTATTTGCAGGTTCAGCATTTCAGATTTCATCTTCTCCACCTGCATATTACGCTGTCGTTTTTTCTCCTCACTTTCACGAATTTGTTGTAATTGCTCAGTTTTCCATGCAGCCTTTTTCTCTTGCTCACGCACAATTGCACCAATTTGCTCTGCTTCCAGGTACCGACACACATAATCAAACTCTTGAGAGGAAAACATGTATGACTGAAGTGATACCAGCACAAAAATGATAATCTCGACAATTGCAGATCTTGCAGTAATCCGAAAACCATAATCATATTTATAAAAACCAATCATCTCATAGATGGAATTTGCTGTGTCACACTTTCCAGCACTTGGCCCCCCAACAAAAGGAGACTGATAGGCAAGAGAAAGTATAATAACAACAAAATTGTATACACGCAAGAACTTGAATATTTTGTTCTTCTTTTTCAGTATTTCAAGTCTCATGCGAAAGAATACCAGAGCAAAGGCAAGATAACCAAGATGCAAAATATCGTACTCAAGTGTTCCAGTAATCAAAATTAATATTAGCACAAGATCTAACAGGTGGCAATAGCAGTAAAGCCTTAAATAATCAAGAAAGGTCCACATGCTTTTAGTTTCAAACGATAGATCTCTCCAAACAAATGTGTTCTTACGTTGAGACATAATCTGACGGTATGTTGACGATCCTGAAAAGCTAGACAGGCGATCAGCACGAAGTTTGAAACAAGCCAGCATGAATACCACAAAGTAGCTTATCAGCATTCGGGGATCATCAACAACAAGTCCTACATCAGAAAAGTAGTGATATGATCAGAACAATGAAGGCACCAATGCACAGAATTATATTTAATAGTATGAGCATATTAAATACACTGGTGGAAAAGCCTTGAATTTTTTCTAAAACTGATGCGATATCAGTAGTTTCCATTTGATTCAGATAGGGAGATGCTCCAAAGAGGAAAACAAAAAGACAACAGATAATTCAGGAGTCTGAACAAAATTAAGGAGCCAATAAACCAAACGTTTAGGCTATTAAATAAAACCATCAAATTCCCATATAAACTTGAAACATTAGAGCCACAAATATTAGGCATGAACATGGGATTCTTTCAAAGTTGCAACTGATAAGGACAAGAGGGTCCTACCAAGCCAACATTTCTCACAATAATGGAAATGCAAAGTTGAAGTTTTCCAGCAGTCATGGCAATGAATCTCACTTGTAGCATTGGAATTCAAAGGTGACATATCCTTCCAGATGACAAAATATTCCAAGATGAGAATGGAAGCAAACAAAAAGACAAATATGGGCCAGATTTTGCGGATAACTTGCCGATTCAAAAGAATACAAGCAGCAAGCAGTGCAATATATAGTATGGATAGTGCATTTAACAAGGCAAAGCTTGCCAGTAGTAAAGTGATCATGTTTATCTCAAGACCCAACAGATTAAACATATTCTCCATCCAAAATTTCATATATATTTTTAAGACAGTTTTCTGTGTTTCAAACCGCTCCTTTCTCAAAGAAACAATTCGCATCTTGTCCCACTTGTGGCTCTCCTTGTTGCTTCCCCAGATAAACCCGAATGAATACTTTTTGCTGTTACTGTCAGAACCTCCAGTATTAGCGGATGTAGTAACATGTGCTCGAGGCAAACCAGAGGTTACAATTTTCGATGACTTGCTAGATGCCCCTTCTTGTAATGCAGCTGGCGGGAAGGGACTACATGACGGTTTACTTTCCTCATTGCATATTGTAACATCATCAAATGTATCTTCTGTGGAAACAAACAAAGGACAAGGTTCTTCCCACTGTTCATTGCTTAAAACTATATTTGGCATCCTTTCCAGCCAACGGAAGACATTGTATTGAAGAGTACAAGCCACAATAACCAGCACTTTCCCCCTCAATCCTGATTCTAGACCCCAAAATCCAGGGCTGTATACACGGAAGCCCAAGATGATCGATACATTAGAGTACTTTTGCCCAGGGAACATTTTAGCTTGCTCACCCCACATCTGGAAAAGATACTCGGCTGTCACCAGAAAACCTGTGTATACTAAGAAAGATTTGGATGGGATACTAGAAATTTTTGGTAATGTGGAGCAGAAAACAAAGCCAAGAAGATACAAGAACCCAAATGTACTGACTGGGGATAAAGATGCATAAAACAAAGCAATAAACAAGATCTTCTGACTGTGCCAGATAAGCAATCGCTTGATGAACCCAAGTGGCCCTGGTTCCAACTTATCCAAGTAAACTTGTCTGTTCTGCTTGCTCTGCCTCCTCTCATAGCTATAAAGTTGCATAACAGTTAAGACTGCTAGAGACTCCCAAACATTGTCAAAAGAAGATGCTTTTGAGTCATATCCGAGATAAAAATAGAGATCCATCATTCTGGACAAATACATCTCAAGGCTTGAGAAGCTGCACAAGCTGTATATGAAGATAAACACTGAAATTGCATATACTTTCAATGGAAGCCAAAGCTGTCTTTTTGTTCTCTCAACAAGTTGTCTTCCAATAATCCACAGAAGGAGAAGGAATATGTAACCGAATGATGTGTAATTAGGCTTCACCATGTATACTGTAAAAAGAATAGTCAAGAAAGCAATGTAGGTGCCACATGATCGGTATATAGATAGGAACTTCTGCCCAATTGCACTGAGGTATGATGCTATTCTTCTTTCTGTAAAAATAAAACGAGGAGAAAACATATTACACAATCAACAAGATAGCAGCTTCAAAATTGTGGCAGTACAAAGACTTAGTTTAACTAGACATGTGTTTCTACAAATAGTTATGCATGTCTGTACTTGAAGTGCCCCAAGCAGAATTGCTTGATTACAATTTTTTCATGATCCAAACAGAGCCTGTGTAACAGGATTGTAGGTCCTAGAATAGTTGTTGGCATTACTCAACCATAATGCCATTGCCACCAACAGGCAATTGGCTTAGAAGGGATAATTTCTAAACTTATATGCCCCACCCCCACCTTGCTTTTGAGTAATTGATGTAACAAGTTCATCTGCTTAACAGCTTCCTACTGTCATCTCCAGGTACAGATTAAAAATAATTAGTAAATTGAAATGTTTGAACTAATGCCAAATTTATATCAGTATGTGTATCTATGATACACTATGTCTAgtaaataaaatgaaattttaCAAGGCACCGTAAGAGATTTTGATATGTACCATAAGAGAAATTCTCAACACTGTTTCTCACAGACGAGGAAGAATATACAGACAATAAAACAGATTTGTTAAGCCCGGCTTTCAAGATGCTAAATCCAATAGGAGGGCTAGGGGCATGCTGTATGATTGCAGAAAATGAAAATAACATCTCAAAACCATGGTTATGAATTGTGCAAAAGCAAGCGAGCAATGCTACTTCCAAGAAATCCCAGGCACTATCTTCTTCAAGAAAGCCTGAAACGATTCACAAAACATATGGTTAATCTTCCATTTCGTTATCATCTAACAGAAGGGAAGGCATATTGATATGGAATTACTATAAGTTAAGAAGTATAAACCAGCTAAATCCATCTCATACCTAATTGCATTACAATTTCCATGCTTACAGAGCCCTTCTTCTCCAGTGCAGAAGAAACCAGATTAATTTGAAGAATATACAACAGTGCAAAATGAATCTCACATAAAAGAATCAAAGCCTGTCTTAACTTTCTGCTGATACTGTGTCTCAAAAGATAAATCAAGAAGAAAATCACTGAAGAAAAAACATAGAGAAGCTGATTAATGAACTTGCATATGATACTGTCTTATGATAAAATATAGTTTAACTTGTGGGTTTAAAAAAATCAAGGTAAAGGATTATATTCCACAAATCTGTAAAATGGATTCAATGTAAATGAAGTTGGAAGTGTTTGATGAAACATACTATATACAGCATGGATGAACCCAGGTTTTATAGCAATGAGAAAGATCAACGCCAACATTATAGCCCGCGAGCATTTGCGCAGTCCCCATGCTATTGTTGCAACAATCAATACCTTGGTCTCTCCCTCTACTGTGGATAAGAAAGGTTAATAAACAAACAGAGAATAAAAATATATCTAAATTAGTTAGCCAATTTTTCTTTGAAGAATAAGGATCAAGAAGTCGTAGCAAGATTAAGATGGTCAATTAAGAGTGACCACAAAATAACATACAGAAAATTTCAAAATAACAACGAAAAAATCAGATTAATTAATAAACTATGTACAAGTACATAATAAGTGAGTAGAATAGGCAAATAACAACTTTCTATGGATGAAGCTAATCATAAATCAAAAGAATAATGATATTAAGAGTTTCACTAACCACATCAACTTGATGTTAGGTTACTCTGTGTGAGCATGTGCATGTTCTGCCGGAAATTTAAGGGTTTATAACTTTATATGAATGTGTGCATGTGCGTGCCAGGAAGCTGCACCTCTCAGGTTTGAACTTAAATGTGGCCGGTGCACAGCCAGATTTTGGTACCAATATGACAAAGTAATTTCAGGCGTTTTAATCGCACAATATAGTGATTAGAAGTTCTATAGTGTCTTTAAATGTTTTCTAATGAAGACAGAACCACAAAGCAATCCAGAGATGCTAAAAATAGATACCCAGGCCATAAAAATCCAAGAACAAAGCTTTTCAAGCCAAAATGACTACACCATCCAGGCTATATATACCCAGACGCTGTAAAACCTTAATGTAACCAGCCTCGTTGAGGTCAAAGTATTGCTAAAAATTGTAAGAAGAATTCATAATGAAAAAAATTTGAACCCCTGCGAGAAAACATATTCTTTTGCTGCCTTAGAAAATTGACAACTCTACCTTTAAATATCACAATCCACAATAATCTGACTGTCCTAAATGATTTTTAGAGTTAATTTATCAAGAAAAAACTAAATGGATAGACATACAGTTATTGTATACACACATTGGTGGAAATCAATCTCATATTATGAGAATCACAGCATCTCATAACAAGGATTGTGATCAACTATACTGCTTTCATTGTAATTCCTgtatttttagaatttttagaATTTCTAGTAAATGCTGGGTGTTTTTTCTTACTTTAATAATATTTAGTTAGAGTTGAGCAGTTTGGGTGTCTGTTTTTTCTTCGGTATATGGCCATATGCAACCACAAATAAAAGGGAAAGTAATTGTATATAAATGAATAAGTAAAGAGGGCTATGAGTTTTCCAGGAAATAGGTACTGCAAGATTGTAGTTGAATACCTTTTACCGAGGTATAGTCATTTAAAGTTTGTCCACCCTCATCAGACAAGCAGAGGAAAACAGAATTGTTCACAAGATTACCCAATGCCACCAAAATTCCCAGACAAAATTGAGCAAGCAAAAAAAACCCAGGTATTGGATAGTGCCACAGACCCACCATCTCCCAGATTTTCATGTCCTGGTAAACAAGTATCAACTATTTACAGGTATTCAAATTAACACTTGTCTGATGAAAATTGCAACAATGAAAGACATGATTACCCGTCCAAGTTTCCAATTCAGAAATGTAAATGCCACATTAAATATATAGGTGCTAACAGCCCAAAAGAGAATGAAGACAAGAAGCAGGCCATTCAGTCGGTGCAGACGAAATAAGGAAGGGAAGGCATAGATAATGTAACCAACGTAAGCCAGTAGCCCAAATGCACATAAGCTTGCGAAATGGAAGCTCCAAAAGGAAAGGGCAAACAAGGAGACCTGCAAAAAAATTATTTGGAAAATTTATTAACAAATACTACCTTTGTCCCTAAATATAGACTACATCAACTAAATCATAGAAATTAAGAAAAGTTGTACAAGTCTAAGTTTGTTAACAATGATATTCTTGTTCCAAGTTTATCCTTTAAGAGAGAAAATTAATTTATCGTATTAATTActaattacaaaaaaaaatagaGGTAGTTTGGAAAAAGAAATAATTAATAGAGATGAAAATTTGATAGGGGTCCTACAAAATGGAACACAGAAAATCTTCAAGAGGGTTTTACATTTAAACGAGTATACAGAAATAGGAAAATGTGTAGAAATATATTGTATATTTCCTTATGTTTTATGAGAATTACATATGCTGTATTTATAGACTGCATAAGGCACGATTTGAAAGAGAAATCTGACCTAAGAATCAGGGGAATTAATTTCCCATGAATGCTAATTCTAATTACAGAAAAGAACAGGAAATAATAGCTAATTAATTACATTAATCCTAATCCTTAATGAGCTGTACAAACAGAATCATTTGATTCTGTATTGATTATTCCATACTCCCCCTCAATCTGGGTGGTAGATGTCTATCATACCCAGATTGGATCTGATATTCTCGTATATGTTCCTTGGAAGGG is a window of Lathyrus oleraceus cultivar Zhongwan6 chromosome 6, CAAS_Psat_ZW6_1.0, whole genome shotgun sequence DNA encoding:
- the LOC127090960 gene encoding piezo-type mechanosensitive ion channel homolog isoform X2; this encodes MGKFLLGFVLPSLLLTASLINWSLISLIDLVAFLLILYNVSQLGFHFRRRLLLLWPIIIFSVVAILFQVTYLVLWAIKPMSWIPDAWWTKLIGFMIVQSWNSPYAIYFLVIQLLVLLVALLDIYGKRHFLNTWQDSYWSRLISIVEHLGSHLRVASCLLLPAIQLVVGISHPSWASLPFFVGSCVGLVDWSLTSNFLGLFRWWRLLQLYASFNIFLLYTYQLPVEYPSMIQWMADLLGLYKISENTEWTKICSSLSLILYYIVMSFIKSDLEEMDFIISRTDCNLTEQLLPSKHSFFIRESRSGVRHTNVLLRGAVFRSFSINFFTYGFPVSLFALSFWSFHFASLCAFGLLAYVGYIIYAFPSLFRLHRLNGLLLVFILFWAVSTYIFNVAFTFLNWKLGRDMKIWEMVGLWHYPIPGFFLLAQFCLGILVALGNLVNNSVFLCLSDEGGQTLNDYTSVKEGETKVLIVATIAWGLRKCSRAIMLALIFLIAIKPGFIHAVYMIFFLIYLLRHSISRKLRQALILLCEIHFALLYILQINLVSSALEKKGSVSMEIVMQLGFLEEDSAWDFLEVALLACFCTIHNHGFEMLFSFSAIIQHAPSPPIGFSILKAGLNKSVLLSVYSSSSVRNSVENFSYERRIASYLSAIGQKFLSIYRSCGTYIAFLTILFTVYMVKPNYTSFGYIFLLLLWIIGRQLVERTKRQLWLPLKVYAISVFIFIYSLCSFSSLEMYLSRMMDLYFYLGYDSKASSFDNVWESLAVLTVMQLYSYERRQSKQNRQVYLDKLEPGPLGFIKRLLIWHSQKILFIALFYASLSPVSTFGFLYLLGFVFCSTLPKISSIPSKSFLVYTGFLVTAEYLFQMWGEQAKMFPGQKYSNVSIILGFRVYSPGFWGLESGLRGKVLVIVACTLQYNVFRWLERMPNIVLSNEQWEEPCPLFVSTEDTFDDVTICNEESKPSCSPFPPAALQEGASSKSSKIVTSGLPRAHVTTSANTGGSDSNSKKYSFGFIWGSNKESHKWDKMRIVSLRKERFETQKTVLKIYMKFWMENMFNLLGLEINMITLLLASFALLNALSILYIALLAACILLNRQVIRKIWPIFVFLFASILILEYFVIWKDMSPLNSNATSEIHCHDCWKTSTLHFHYCEKCWLGLVVDDPRMLISYFVVFMLACFKLRADRLSSFSGSSTYRQIMSQRKNTFVWRDLSFETKSMWTFLDYLRLYCYCHLLDLVLILILITGTLEYDILHLGYLAFALVFFRMRLEILKKKNKIFKFLRVYNFVVIILSLAYQSPFVGGPSAGKCDTANSIYEMIGFYKYDYGFRITARSAIVEIIIFVLVSLQSYMFSSQEFDYVCRYLEAEQIGAIVREQEKKAAWKTEQLQQIRESEEKKRQRNMQVEKMKSEMLNLQIQLHDINTSTNCIDGFSHSSEGLRRRRSASLISNNDIGIPDKEDLVLGRLDSEIRQDAVFPTESHESSACMDVETPLTEEYVKHSVDSPLCEITEIDIDTPSSDSGKKGKVKGQAKENPLKSAVQLLGDGVSQVQSIGNQAVNNLVSFLNISQEDSDSNEHTNAEDQIYDEMESQKPRHIFLDRASSLQSDRSSDAASLQLGRIFRYIWYQMRSNNDVVCYFCFVLVFLWNFSLLSMVYLGALYLYALWVNTGPSYISWVIMLIYTELYILLQYLYQIIIQHCGLSIDPGLLRELGFPTHKVTSSFVVSSLPLFLVYLFTLIQSSITPKDGEWMSSTDFKFKRNDLHTKDNPTSYSWRDKAWDLLTQMTNMVKLVVRSFFRYWKSLTQGAESPPYFVQVSMDVNFWPEDGIQPERIESGINKLLRVIHNDKCKEKNPSICSFASRVNIQSIERSKENSSVALVVFEVVYASPVTDCSLAEWNKSLTPAADVAKEILKAQRAGYVEEVGFPYRILSVIGGGKREVDLYAYIFCADLIVFFLVAIFYQSVIKNKSEFLEVYQLEDQFPKEYVFMLMAIFFLIVLDRIIYLCSFATGKVIFYIFNLILFTYSVTEYDWQLDPSRQHAAQFALRAIFLAKAISLGLQAVQIRYGIPNKSTLYRQFLTSEVSRINYLGYRLYRALPFLYELRCVLDWSCTTTSLTMYDWLKLEDINASLYLVKCDSVLNRATHKQGEKQTKMTKCCNGICLFFVLICVIWAPMLMYSSGNPTNIANPIKDASFQVDIKTVSGRLNLYQTTLCERIQWDSLTSKVNTDPNGYLNAYNKNDIQLICCQADASTLWLVPLVVQTRLVQSLEWYTDMEIFFTWVLSRDRPKGKEVVKYEKAIDPQYLPMQSDVQKVLNGSMNSFRIYNVYPRYFRVTGSGDVRPLEEDGAVNADLILNREQFEWWAFKDVNPPNISKFCGGLTGPMAIIISEETPPQGILGDTLSKFSIWGLYITFVLAVGRFIRLQCSDLRMRIPFENLPSCDRLIAICEDIYNARAEGELGVEEVLYWTLVKIYRSPHMLLEYTKPD